The nucleotide sequence AGATTCTGATGAAAACCTCAATTATAACTACGAAAACATAGGGTTGGGAAGATCCACTATCATCTAATTACCGTTTAGTAGACTACCTCGGGGCAAGCGTTGGAGCACCTACTTGCGGAAGGCAGGTTTAAATCTCGATTATCGAGTAAAGTTCATTTTCTTTTTATGGATTTTTTCTTTCTAAAATAGGAAGGATAAATATCTGGGCCAAACTCTAATTTAATGCTGATTGCTTTATACCTCAAGTAGTTGAAGTATGAAGTTGTGAAAGTCTTTCTTAAAACTATCGTAATTGCTACCCGTTGCCGGACCGTTGAAACCAGTGTATATTTTTTGTACCTCACCCCTTTTGCCTATAATTATAGTTGTTGGAAAGGAAAGTACATGATTCAACATGGGTAATTTTTTTTGAGCCATTTCCTTATCTATACCTCCGTATTGAGCCAACAAAATGGGGTATTGAACCCCTATTCTATTTTTAAGCCTATTAATGGATTTATATGCGGCCTCCTTGGTTTTAGCGTATTCGAAAGCTAGGGCGATAACAGCTATTTTTTCATTGGAATGTTTTTCTACATAATCTACCAAAAACTTGGTTTCATCCAAACAGTTTGGGCACCAGGTCCCCATAATCTGAACGATCACTACCTTATCCTTAAAAACGGGATCAGTCAATGAAACCAAATCACCTTCAGAATCAGGGAACGAAAAGCTTAGCCTATCATACCCTTTTTTCAAATACGTCAAAGCCTCGGAATTGGGCAACTCGTAGTTTTCGTTTCTTTTCGCCACGAAAAACTCCTTGGAATGCTTTCCGGAGTAAAAAACTCCCACCATGGAGCTATCTGTAGTTTTGGCTTTGAACAAGTATGCCCGGGCGCCATCAAAAGTGGAGAACTTTACAGAGTCCACACTATTGATCCCTTCCAAAAAACGGTAATCTCCTGTGGCGGTCCTAAAGGTTCCGGAAACCTTGTCATCTACCTGCCTGAAGGTTCCCTTGGCCATATAGCTTTCCCCATTTCCAGGTTTGAACTCCACCTCCCAGTCACCAGAAATATTGGTATTGGGTATACCACTGCTCTTAAAGCGTTCCTCTATCCCATGGACCGCCTTAAAGGGCAAAACCCTTTCTTCATTTTCTTTAATAAATTTTCCTTTTATCTCTTTGTCCGTAAATTTTCCTGCCAAGTATCCTTCAAAAACCGGCAATCTAATGACCACAGAATCTTTCATCACCTTTATTTCGTCAATAAAAATAGTTTCATCGGCGTTGTACAATTCAATTGTGTTTGCTCCACTTGCGGTGTTCTTAAGGTTAAAATTGAAAGGTAAAAGTTGATGGTCACCTACTTCCAATTGGGCCAACCAAATGCCTTCTTCCAATACAATAGCATTAGAATCTTTACAGCTATTGAACAGTGTAAATAGAAAAAATATGAAGAAAATGTGCTTCATTTTTAAATTATAATTAAGTTGAGAGGGAACCTCTCTTAGGGGGGATTTTTGGCCAAATTCACATAATGATCGAGTGAATTGAAAAGAATGTTGGAAAAAACATAAAGTTAAGTAACAAAAATTTTTGGATATTAAAAAATAAAACATTCAATCAAATACGTATTGAATGTCTTCTAGCATTGTTTTATATTTGAGGTCTTTAAAAAAACTCGATGAAAATATCTTACAACTGGTTGAAGCAGTTCTTGAAAATTGACTGGGATTCCAATAGGACAGCTGAATTATTAACTGACTTGGGCCTAGAGGTTGAGGGTATTTCTCCTTTTGAATCTGTTAAAGGAGGATTGAGAGGAATTGTGGTTGGTGAAGTTTTAACCTGTGTAAAACATCCTAACGCCGATAAATTAAAATTGACCACTGTAAATATAGGTCTTGAAGCTCCTTTACAAATTGTCTGTGGCGCACCCAACGTAGAGGCCGGACAGAAGGTACCCGTGGCCACCATAGGAACAACCCTATACACTGGGGAAGGAGAAGCCTGGGTCATAAAAAAAGGAAAGATTCGTGGAGAGGAAAGCCATGGCATGATCTGTGCCGAAGATGAGCTTGGATTGGGCGAAAGCCACGACGGAATTATGATACTCCCTGATAGCTTAAAGGTTGGAACACCCTGTTCCGAAGTTTTCGAGGTTGAAGTGGATGAGGTCTTTGAAATTGGGTTGACCCCAAACAGGGCCGATGCCATGAGCCACTTTGGAGTTGCCAGGGATTTAAAAGCCGGATTTAAGCAAAAGGATATCCTTAAGGAACTGATTACCCCCCCTGTGACCAATTTCAATATTGTAAACAGATCATTAAAAATTGATGTTGAGGTAATCAAAAGCGAACTGGCTCCAAGATATTGTGGAATAACCATAAGCAATCTAATTGTGCAACCATCACCGGACTGGTTGAAAAACAGATTAAGATCTATAGGAATTACCCCAAAGAACAATGTAGTGGACGCTACCAATTATGTGTTGCACGAATTGGGGCAGCCCTTGCATGCCTTTGATGCTGCAAAGATCAAGGGAAACAAAATAGTGGTCAAAACACTTCCCAAAGGAACCAAATTTACCACTTTGGACGGGGTTCAGCGCACATTGAGCGATGATGATCTTATGATCTGCGATACCGAAAAGCCCCTGTGTATAGCCGGAGTCCTTGGCGGGCAAAATTCCGGGGTTACCGAAAGTACCAGTAGTATATTCCTGGAAAGTGCCTTCTTTAATCCAGTATCCGTAAGAAAAACTGCCAAAAGACACAGTATTAATACAGACGCTTCCTTCCGATTTGAAAGGGGGATAGATATAGATAATGTTGAATATTGCCTAAAACGGGCTGCTCTCCTTATCCACGAAATTGCAGGGGGAGATATTACTTCGGACATTGTAGATATTTATCCTAAAAAGAAGGACGACTACCACGTGTTTTTGACTTTCGACAAAATTAACAAGCTTATAGGCCAGGAACTACCTAAGGACACCATAAAATCCATTCTGGCATCATTGGATATAAAGGTTAAAAATGTTACTGAATCCGGACTGGGGTTATCAATTCCATTTTACCGTGTGGATGTACAGCGTGAGGTAGATGTTATTGAAGAAATTCTTCGTGTTTTTGGCTATAATAATGTAGAGTTCAAAGAAAAACTGAACGCTTCCATTGCCCCTACTTCCAAATTTGAGGATTATAAGATCCAAAACATTATAGGTAATTTTTTAGCTTCAAAAGGATTTAATGAAATATTGGCCAATAGCTTAACTTCCCCTGCCTATAATAAATTATCGGAAGATATTAGGGAAGAGCAAACTATTAGTATGTTAAACCCCCTTAGTACCGATCTATCGGTAATGAGGCAATCTATGTTGTTTTCAGGTTTAGAGGCCATTGCCCACAACAGCAATAGGCAAATGCACAACCTCAAAATATTCGAGTTTGGAAAGACCTATCATCAATATCAGACCCAGAGAGAGGAGAAAAAGCACCTAAGCATTCTTGTGACCGGGAACAGACTGGAAGATACTTGGACTACACCTCCAAAAAAGGCAGATTTCTTTTACCTTAAAGCTATTGTGGAAAATCTCTTGAATAGATTGGGACTTACCCATCTTATTTCCCAACCTGCTTCCAGTGATATTCTATCTGAGGGGATTTCCTTGTTATTGGCCAATAAGGCAATGGTTAGTATTGGAGTGGTAAAGAAATCCATTTTAAAGGAATTTGATATTAAGGAAGAGGTTCTATATGCGGATTTTGACTGGGACTATATTTTGGAAGCCATTGTGAACAGCAAAATTATTTATAAAGAGATTCCAAAATATCCCGAAGTAACGAGAGACTACGCCCTTTTAGTGGACGAGCAGGTAAGTTTTAAGCAGATTTACGACATCGCACTTCAGACCGAACGGAAATTTTTAACCAATGTAAACCTTTTTGATGTGTACAATGGTGAAAATTTGCCCGAAGGCAAAAAGTCCTATGCCGTAAGCTACACCTTGCAAGATGAAAACGGCACCTTGACCGACAAGCAGATAGATAAGATAATGAACAAGCTTTTACAGCGTTATGAAAGCGAATTAGGAGCAGAATTACGGTAAATTTGTCGCTGAAAGGGCATTGGGCAATATAACACTGTCTATCTCATGGATAATCCCATTGCATTGATTGGCATCGGCACTGGTTATTTTGGCCCTATTTCCAGCCTTGTCCGTAAGTACAATATCCAATCCGTCCATGGAAGCGAAAATTTTATCACCCTGTACAGTTGTAAAACTAGCTTTTCCATTCCCGTTGCACAAAGCCTTTAAAATTTTGGAGGCCGTTATGTTGCCAGCAACAATGTGATAGGTTAAAAGTGAAAAGAGCTCCTTTTTATTTTCAGGTAATAATAATTCCTTCAAGTTTACTTTGGAGAGTTTTCTAAAAGCCATATCAGAGGGCGCAAAAACAGTAAACGGACCATCCTCGTTCAATATCTTGTCCAAATTTGCCGCCTTTACAGCTTCCAATAATGTATAATGGTTACCAGAATCTGCGGCACTTTCTATAATGGAATTTTCCTTTTTTAAAAAACTATTTTCGGTGAACGACGTTTGGCCATAACCAAGGGAAGTGATTAAAAATAAAAGAGCGCAAACGGACACATAGCTTTTCATTGGTTCTGGGCTTGGGAATTTTAAAAAAATCGATAAACGGTTAAATTCGTCGACAATATACAATATTCAGTCTATTGTTCTAAAAAAAGTTATTAACTAATTTCAAAATATCACAATATTGAAATATGGGTTGTGAATACACCATTTTAATACAGGTTTTAATACATATTTCTAACTTTTAACGCTTTAGACCAAAAACAAAAACCTTAATTCCTTAACTTTATAACAATTGCTCTAAAAGAATATAATATGTTATTGAGAAGAACCAATATTCGGGAAAAACTTATTCTAACTAAGCAAAAGGACAAGTCTGCCGATAAAATTTTAGACGAAGTACATCGGCTTTTGGCCAAAGAGGATGAAGCAAGGAAAAGAATCGAGGTCAACCTTAATAGTAAGTACACAATAATTTCCAATGATTTTGATTGTGATCTATTGGAAACTGCAGAAATTTACCATCTACGTCATATAAAAAAAATAGCGGTGGACTATAGGTTGCGTTTTTTGGATTCCCGATATTTTAAAGGAGAAATTCCACAGGAAGCCATTTCCAAAATAAAAAATCTGGAAAAGGAGCATAAACTGGAATTAAAGGGATTTAAGATACTGGCACCCTCAAAACTTTTTAAATTGGAAGACAAGGATGATCCTATTTTATTTGCCCCGATCGGCAATGACCATTACTATTTAATACATAAATGGGGCCGCGATCTGCATCCCTTGAGGAAAATATTGATGTGGCCTTTCAAAAGCCTGGTAAATCTAATTTCTTTGGTAGTAGGTATTAGTTATATAATAACCTTGTTGGTCCCTAACGGATTGTTCTCTAAAGAAAGTTCCAGTTTTCAATTTTGGGTAATTTTCTTTTTTATGTTTAAATGTCTTACTTCCATAGTAATATTTTATGGCTTTGCCTTGGGCAAAAACTTTAATCCTGCCATCTGGAACTCCAAATACCTAAAAACCTAGGACCAATTCTTTATACTGAAATGTTTTAATTTTGAAACAATTCTACAGGAATGCCGTCCAAATCAACATTATCCAGAAATTTGGGATCCGGTATTGGCTTTATCCTCATTAGTCCTCCTTTGCCACTTCCCCCTTTTTTCCTATACCCTATCAAAATCAAATTATTCTTGGCATCATAGGAAACCATTGTGGTATCCTCTATTTCGTATTTTAGATTTCTCTCCTCCAGGCTAAGGAAATTTTCATAAATATATAGGACAGACATATTTTCCCTAAAATCATAAACCGCAGCAATATGGGGATAGGAACTTTTTGATCCCGATTCCATGGGGTAATACATTGCCTGGTTCCCAAAATATTCAGATTTGGCATACCCAAACTTTGGTTCTTTCCCCAACAGATAATTGGTGGTAATACCCAAAATCATTGTATTCCCATCAATAAGGCTATGCAAATTGGGATAACTTACCAGAATATTGCCCATGCCATCCTGTGATATCTTTAAAACATCGGTACCAAGGCCAACCTCGTGGGTAATGGCCCCGCTATCAATATTTATGGCCACAAGGGCGTATTTATTGGTGATATCGGTATCCAAACAGAGGATAAAGGCCTTATTGTTGGAAACCAAAAGTTGTATGGGTTCTTTGGCAAGGGACACATCTGTATAAGTGCTAGGGCTTTTTAACAGATCCAAAATCCTTATAATATAATCGTTCTCTTTATTGTCTTTGGGAACTACATAGGCCAACAAGGCTTTATTTCCAGAAAAAGCAAGGGATTTTACATCCCGGTCGCAATTTGAATCTTCCGCAAATACACTAGAATGGACCGCTGTACCATCGCTAAAGTCGTGGACGGTAAAGTTGGCACTGCAGTCCTCCTCGGGGATATAAAATCCCATTCTGGAGCCATTCCTATAGAATAGTTGCGGAACGGGCAACATCTCAAAAACGCCAGCTTCAGGGTCAACAATAATTCCCTCAGTATCTGCATTCAAAAGTGCAGTTTTCATAAGCCCGTCTTTATGAAGCAAAACGGTATAGTCGGCCAGCAGGCTTGGAGATTCGTCAATTTTATCCCCAACCCCTTCCTCAGAACAGCCTATGACAAGACATGCAATAAACATGCATATGAATAGGTAGGTTTTCATAAAGTAAGAATTTGGGTCCTACAAAATTACACCGGAACGGCGTACATTTTGTTGCGCTGCTCCTTTATAGTCTTATCGGACATATAATCATCAAACGTCAAATATCTATCAATATTACCTTTAGGAGTCAATTCTATTACCCTATTCGCCACAGTTTCAGCAAATTCGTGGTCATGGGTCGTAAAGAGAACGGTTCCTTTA is from Arenibacter algicola and encodes:
- the pheT gene encoding phenylalanine--tRNA ligase subunit beta, translated to MKISYNWLKQFLKIDWDSNRTAELLTDLGLEVEGISPFESVKGGLRGIVVGEVLTCVKHPNADKLKLTTVNIGLEAPLQIVCGAPNVEAGQKVPVATIGTTLYTGEGEAWVIKKGKIRGEESHGMICAEDELGLGESHDGIMILPDSLKVGTPCSEVFEVEVDEVFEIGLTPNRADAMSHFGVARDLKAGFKQKDILKELITPPVTNFNIVNRSLKIDVEVIKSELAPRYCGITISNLIVQPSPDWLKNRLRSIGITPKNNVVDATNYVLHELGQPLHAFDAAKIKGNKIVVKTLPKGTKFTTLDGVQRTLSDDDLMICDTEKPLCIAGVLGGQNSGVTESTSSIFLESAFFNPVSVRKTAKRHSINTDASFRFERGIDIDNVEYCLKRAALLIHEIAGGDITSDIVDIYPKKKDDYHVFLTFDKINKLIGQELPKDTIKSILASLDIKVKNVTESGLGLSIPFYRVDVQREVDVIEEILRVFGYNNVEFKEKLNASIAPTSKFEDYKIQNIIGNFLASKGFNEILANSLTSPAYNKLSEDIREEQTISMLNPLSTDLSVMRQSMLFSGLEAIAHNSNRQMHNLKIFEFGKTYHQYQTQREEKKHLSILVTGNRLEDTWTTPPKKADFFYLKAIVENLLNRLGLTHLISQPASSDILSEGISLLLANKAMVSIGVVKKSILKEFDIKEEVLYADFDWDYILEAIVNSKIIYKEIPKYPEVTRDYALLVDEQVSFKQIYDIALQTERKFLTNVNLFDVYNGENLPEGKKSYAVSYTLQDENGTLTDKQIDKIMNKLLQRYESELGAELR
- a CDS encoding fasciclin domain-containing protein, translating into MKSYVSVCALLFLITSLGYGQTSFTENSFLKKENSIIESAADSGNHYTLLEAVKAANLDKILNEDGPFTVFAPSDMAFRKLSKVNLKELLLPENKKELFSLLTYHIVAGNITASKILKALCNGNGKASFTTVQGDKIFASMDGLDIVLTDKAGNRAKITSADANQCNGIIHEIDSVILPNALSATNLP
- a CDS encoding peroxiredoxin family protein — translated: MKHIFFIFFLFTLFNSCKDSNAIVLEEGIWLAQLEVGDHQLLPFNFNLKNTASGANTIELYNADETIFIDEIKVMKDSVVIRLPVFEGYLAGKFTDKEIKGKFIKENEERVLPFKAVHGIEERFKSSGIPNTNISGDWEVEFKPGNGESYMAKGTFRQVDDKVSGTFRTATGDYRFLEGINSVDSVKFSTFDGARAYLFKAKTTDSSMVGVFYSGKHSKEFFVAKRNENYELPNSEALTYLKKGYDRLSFSFPDSEGDLVSLTDPVFKDKVVIVQIMGTWCPNCLDETKFLVDYVEKHSNEKIAVIALAFEYAKTKEAAYKSINRLKNRIGVQYPILLAQYGGIDKEMAQKKLPMLNHVLSFPTTIIIGKRGEVQKIYTGFNGPATGSNYDSFKKDFHNFILQLLEV